The Ailuropoda melanoleuca isolate Jingjing unplaced genomic scaffold, ASM200744v2 unplaced-scaffold68087, whole genome shotgun sequence genome window below encodes:
- the LOC117800322 gene encoding myosin-4-like, protein MSSDAEMAVFGEAAPYLRKSEKERIEAQNRPFDAKNSVFVVDAKESYVKSTVQSREGGKVTVKTDAGATVTVKEDQVFSMNPPKYDKIEDMAMMTHLHEP, encoded by the exons ATGAGCTCCGACGCTGAGATGGCCGTTTTCGGGGAGGCTGCTCCGTACCTCCGGAAGTCTGAAAAGGAGCGCATTGAGGCCCAGAATAGGCCCTTTGATGCCAAGAATTCTGTCTTTGTGGTGGATGCTAAGGAGTCCTACGTGAAAAGTACAgtgcagagcagggaagggggaaaggtGACAGTGAAGACTGATGCCGGGGCT ACTGTCACAGTTAAGGAAGACCAAGTCTTCTCCATGAACCCTCCCAAGTACGACAAGATCGAGGACATGGCCATGATGACCCATCTGCACGAGCCC